The following is a genomic window from Mycobacteriales bacterium.
CGGTTCGGCCGTGAGGTCGCGTTCTTGCACGGCGGACTGGGCAAGGCCCAGCGCGACGCGCTGGTGGCCCGCTTCCAGGATCCGGCGGGCGGCGGGCCGGGTCTGTTCGTGCTGTCGTTGAAAGCGGGCGGGACGGGGCTCACCCTCACCGCTGCGAACCACGTCATCCACGTCGACCGATGGTGGAACCCCGCGGTGGAGGACCAGGCCACCGACCGGGCGTTCCGGATCGGGCAGACGCGTGCGGTCCAGGTCCGCAAGCTGGTGTGCGCGGGCACGCTGGAGGAGAAGATCGCGACGATGATCAAAGACAAGCGGGGGCTGGCCGCCCGCGTCGTCGGAACCGGCGAGGGCTGGCTCACCGAGCTGTCCACGGCGGCGCTGCGCGAGCTGTTCAAGCTCGAAGCCGGGTCGGTGCCGGAGTGAGCCCGCCGCCCCGGCGGGGTCGCGGGTCGAGCTGGTCGGGTGGCTTCCCGCCCCCGTCCAAGCCGCGCCCGGTGGACGGCGGTCTGGTCGCCCGCAGCGCGCGGGGGGCCATCGGGGAGCAGTGGTGGTCCCGGCGCTTTCTGGAGGTGCTGGAGTCGTTTGCGCTCGGGTCCCGGCTGACCCGCGGGAAGAACTACGCCCGGCGCGGTCAGGTGCTGTCCCTGAAGGTGTCCCCGGGGGTGGTCACCGCGTCGGTGCAGGGCTCGCGAAAGACCCCGTACAAAGTGTCGATCGCGCTGCCCGCGTTCCCCGAGCTGGTGTGGGCGAAGGTCGAGGTGACCCTGGCCGAGCAGGCGATCCACAGCGCCCGGCTACTCGCCGGGGAGATGCCCCCCGACCTCGAGGCGGTCTTCGCCGCGGCCGGCGCGCCGCTGTTCCCGCAGCGGGCGACCGACCTGACCCTGAACTGTTCCTGCCCCGACTGGGAGGTGCCGTGCAAGCACCTCGCGGCCGTGTTCTACCTGCTCGCGGAGAGCTTCGACGACGATCCGTTCGCGATCCTGCTGTGGCGCGGCCGGCGGCGCGATGCGCTGCTCGGCCGGCTGCGCGAGCTACGCGGCGGCGACCCGGTGTCCGCGGTGGATCCCACGCCCGAGCCGCTCGACGGTCCCCGGGTAGGGGCGATGATGGCGCTGGCCGATCTTGCCTTCGCCCACGACGACTTCTGGACCGCAGCACCGGTGCCGCCGCTACCCGTGCAGGCTGAGCTGCCCGCCGACCTGCTGCTGCGCCAGCTCCCGGTGCCCGGGGCGCCGCTCGGCGGTCCCGATCTCGTGAGCTACCTCACGCCGCTCTACGCCCGGCTCGGGGAGCCGCGCGACTGACGTAGGTCCAGAGGCGACGTCCTCGAGCGGCACCTCGCCGACGGGGAGGATTCCACTCAGGACCGGTCATGTGAGGGGCACTCGGTACGGGACTGGACGCTCCCCCGGGTCGATAACGGGGCGCGCTCTCGCGTACCGCTAGCTTGATCCACTCTGAGCGGCCAGCGTGAGTATCCGGCGCTATCGTTCCCGACGTGGCAGCCCCCGGGAGCGCCGATGCTGGGCCTGCCGACTTCTTCGCAGCCACAGCTGAGCAGGCACGCCGAGTCCTTGAGGCTGACGAAGGCTGGCCGACGTACCACGCGGGTATCGCGTTCCAGGGCCTCGCAATGAGCCTGGCAGCGTCGCAGGACGGACCTCGCCAGTATCCGAACGAAGAGCCGATGGCGCTGTATCTGATCTGGGGGGCGTGGACCGACCGGATGGACGCATCCGGACGCGGGTCGCCTGAGCAGGATGCCACCGCCGTGCGCCACATGAAGCGGGCGGCCACCGAATGGTTGACCGTAGTGGACCTGCCGGGGGACCGGG
Proteins encoded in this region:
- a CDS encoding SWIM zinc finger family protein, producing MSPPPRRGRGSSWSGGFPPPSKPRPVDGGLVARSARGAIGEQWWSRRFLEVLESFALGSRLTRGKNYARRGQVLSLKVSPGVVTASVQGSRKTPYKVSIALPAFPELVWAKVEVTLAEQAIHSARLLAGEMPPDLEAVFAAAGAPLFPQRATDLTLNCSCPDWEVPCKHLAAVFYLLAESFDDDPFAILLWRGRRRDALLGRLRELRGGDPVSAVDPTPEPLDGPRVGAMMALADLAFAHDDFWTAAPVPPLPVQAELPADLLLRQLPVPGAPLGGPDLVSYLTPLYARLGEPRD